The Numida meleagris isolate 19003 breed g44 Domestic line chromosome 12, NumMel1.0, whole genome shotgun sequence genome includes a window with the following:
- the RNF14 gene encoding E3 ubiquitin-protein ligase RNF14 isoform X2, which translates to MQFLKEETLSYLNISSPYELKMCQQGNAQGRTPSAPQDAAKDCGGAVGCAAAEEEIDERAVQDVESLSSLIREILDFDQAQRRKCFNSKVYLCNICFCEKLGRECMYFTECSHVYCKACLKDYFEIQIRDGQVHCLNCPEPKCSSVATPGQVKELVGEQLFARYDRLLLQSTLDLMADVVYCPRPGCQTPVMQEPGCTMGICSCCNYAFCTLCRMTYHGVSPCKITAEKLMDLRNEYLEADEATKRFLEQRYGKRVIQKALEEMESKEWLEKNSKSCPCCSTPIEKLDGCNKMTCTGCMQYFCWLCMASLSRVNPYRHFNDPSSPCFDRLFQAMHIDGEFWEGEDED; encoded by the exons ATGCagtttctgaaggaagaaacatTGAGTTACCTGAATATTTCCTCCCCGTACGAGCTAAAAATGTGCCAGCAAGGGAACGCGCAGGGCAGGACGCCCTCGGCCCCGCAGGACGCTGCGAAGGATTGCGGTGGTGCagtgggctgtgctgcagctgaagaagaaattgaTGAAAGAGCTGTGCAGGACGTGGAATCTTTGTCCAGCCTGATTCGGGAGATCCTGGACTTTGATCAGGCTCAGAGAAGGAAGTGCTTTAACAGCAAGGTGTACTTGTGCAATATTTGCTTCTGTGAGAAGCTGGGCAGGGAATGTATGTACTTCACCGAGTGCAGCCACGTGTACTGCAAAGCGTGCCTGAAGGACTACTTTGAAATTCAGATCAGGGACGGTCAGGTCCACTGCCTCAACTGTCCAGAACCGAAGTGTTCTTCTGTCGCTACTCCTGGCCAG GTGAAGGAGTTGGTTGGGGAGCAGTTGTTTGCGCGCTATGAccgcctgctgctgcagtccaCCTTGGACCTGATGGCGGACGTCGTGTACTGCCCTCGGCCAGGCTGCCAGACGCCCGTCATGCAGGAGCCAGGCTGCACCATGGgcatctgctcctgctgcaacTACGCTTTTTGTACCCTCTGTAGGATGACTTACCACGGGGTCTCACCATGTAAAATAACTGCAG AGAAATTGATGGATTTGCGTAATGAATATTTAGAAGCAGATGAGGCAACCAAAAGATTTTTGGAACAGCGCTATGGCAAACGAGTGATTCAGAAAGCCCTTGAGGAGATGGAGAGcaaagagtggctggaaaagaACTCCAAGTCTTGCCCTTGCTGTAGTACTCCTATAGAG AAACTGGATGGTTGTAACAAAATGACGTGTACTGGCTGCATGCAGTACTTCTGCTGGCTTTGTATGGCTTCCCTGTCAAGGGTGAACCCATACAGGCACTTCAATGATCCATCTTCCCCGTGCTTTGATCG ATTGTTTCAGGCTATGCATATTGATGGTGAGTTCTGGGAAGGTGAAGACGAAGACTAG
- the GNPDA1 gene encoding glucosamine-6-phosphate isomerase 1, giving the protein MKLIIQETYAQASEWAAKYIRNRIVHFAPGPGRFFTLGLPTGSTPLGCYRKLVEYYRNGDLSFKYVKTFNMDEYVGLPRDHPESYHSFMWNNFFKHVDISAENVHILDGNAADLQAECDAFEDKIKAAGGIELFVGGIGPDGHIAFNEPGSSLVSRTRVKTLAMDTILANARFFDGDLSKVPTMALTVGVGTVMDAREVMILITGAHKAFALYKAIEEGVNHMWTVSAFQQHPRTVFVCDEDATLELKVKTVKYFKGLMLVHNKLVEPLYSMKETEAERSQPKKPYSD; this is encoded by the exons ATGAAGCTGATCATCCAGGAGACGTACGCCCAGGCGAGCGAGTGGGCCGCCAAATACATCCGCAACCGCATCGTCCACTTCGCGCCCGGCCCCGGTCGCTTCTTCACGCTGGGGCTGCCCACAG GCAGCACGCCGCTGGGCTGCTACAGAAAGCTGGTGGAGTACTACAGAAATGGGGACCTCTCCTTCAAGTACGTGAAAACCTTCAACATGGACGAGTACGTAG GTCTCCCAAGGGACCATCCAGAAAGTTACCACTCCTTCATGTGGAATAACTTCTTCAAGCATGTTGATATCTCAGCAGAAAATGTTCACATTTTGGATGGAAATGCAGCTGACCTACAGGCAGAGTGTGACGCGTTTGAGGATAAAATCAAAGCAGCTGGAGGAATTGAACTCTTTGTTGGAG GTATTGGCCCCGATGGTCACATCGCCTTCAATGAGCCTGGATCAAGTTTGGTGTCCAGGACGCGAGTGAAGACCTTGGCTATGGACACTATACTGGCTAATGCCAGGTTTTTTGACGGTGACCTCTCAAAAGTCCCCACGATGGCTTTGACAGTTGGAGTAGGCACTGTCATGGATGCCAGAGAG GTGATGATTCTCATCACGGGAGCCCACAAAGCCTTTGCTTTGTACAAAGCCATCGAGGAAGGTGTCAATCACATGTGGACAGtatctgctttccagcagcaccCCCGGACCGTGTTTGTGTGCGATGAGGACGCTACGCTGGAACTGAAAGTTAAGACAGTGAAGTACTTCAAAG GTTTAATGCTGGTTCATAACAAGCTCGTGGAACCCTTATACAGCATGAaggagacagaagcagaaagaagccAGCCTAAGAAGCCTTACAGTGATTAA
- the RNF14 gene encoding E3 ubiquitin-protein ligase RNF14 isoform X1, translating to MSSEDREAQEDELLALASIYDEDEFKRAESAQGGETRICLELPQNFKVFVSGSSAESLQSSGFECTVCFLPPLVLHFELPPDYPSTSPPAFTLSSKWLPPAQLSALCKHLDNLWEENRGCVVLFAWMQFLKEETLSYLNISSPYELKMCQQGNAQGRTPSAPQDAAKDCGGAVGCAAAEEEIDERAVQDVESLSSLIREILDFDQAQRRKCFNSKVYLCNICFCEKLGRECMYFTECSHVYCKACLKDYFEIQIRDGQVHCLNCPEPKCSSVATPGQVKELVGEQLFARYDRLLLQSTLDLMADVVYCPRPGCQTPVMQEPGCTMGICSCCNYAFCTLCRMTYHGVSPCKITAEKLMDLRNEYLEADEATKRFLEQRYGKRVIQKALEEMESKEWLEKNSKSCPCCSTPIEKLDGCNKMTCTGCMQYFCWLCMASLSRVNPYRHFNDPSSPCFDRLFQAMHIDGEFWEGEDED from the exons ATGTcttcagaagacagagaagCTCAGGAGGATGAGCTGCTGGCGCTGGCCAGCATCTACGATGAAGACGAGTTTAAGAGAGCTGAGTCAGCCCAAGGAGGAGAAACCAGAATCTGTTTGGAACTGCCCCAAAACTTCAAAGTTTTTGTGAGCG GCAGTTCTGCAGAGAGCCTCCAGAGCAGTGGATTTGAATGCACCGTTTGCTTTCTGCCTCCGCTCGTGCTGCATTTTGAGCTCCCGCCGGACTACCCATCCACCTCCCCGCCCGCATTCACCCTCAGTAGCAAATGGCTCCCCCCAGCACAG ctCAGCGCTCTTTGCAAGCATTTGGACAACCTATGGGAAGAGAACCGAGGCTGCGTGGTCTTGTTTGCCTGGATGCagtttctgaaggaagaaacatTGAGTTACCTGAATATTTCCTCCCCGTACGAGCTAAAAATGTGCCAGCAAGGGAACGCGCAGGGCAGGACGCCCTCGGCCCCGCAGGACGCTGCGAAGGATTGCGGTGGTGCagtgggctgtgctgcagctgaagaagaaattgaTGAAAGAGCTGTGCAGGACGTGGAATCTTTGTCCAGCCTGATTCGGGAGATCCTGGACTTTGATCAGGCTCAGAGAAGGAAGTGCTTTAACAGCAAGGTGTACTTGTGCAATATTTGCTTCTGTGAGAAGCTGGGCAGGGAATGTATGTACTTCACCGAGTGCAGCCACGTGTACTGCAAAGCGTGCCTGAAGGACTACTTTGAAATTCAGATCAGGGACGGTCAGGTCCACTGCCTCAACTGTCCAGAACCGAAGTGTTCTTCTGTCGCTACTCCTGGCCAG GTGAAGGAGTTGGTTGGGGAGCAGTTGTTTGCGCGCTATGAccgcctgctgctgcagtccaCCTTGGACCTGATGGCGGACGTCGTGTACTGCCCTCGGCCAGGCTGCCAGACGCCCGTCATGCAGGAGCCAGGCTGCACCATGGgcatctgctcctgctgcaacTACGCTTTTTGTACCCTCTGTAGGATGACTTACCACGGGGTCTCACCATGTAAAATAACTGCAG AGAAATTGATGGATTTGCGTAATGAATATTTAGAAGCAGATGAGGCAACCAAAAGATTTTTGGAACAGCGCTATGGCAAACGAGTGATTCAGAAAGCCCTTGAGGAGATGGAGAGcaaagagtggctggaaaagaACTCCAAGTCTTGCCCTTGCTGTAGTACTCCTATAGAG AAACTGGATGGTTGTAACAAAATGACGTGTACTGGCTGCATGCAGTACTTCTGCTGGCTTTGTATGGCTTCCCTGTCAAGGGTGAACCCATACAGGCACTTCAATGATCCATCTTCCCCGTGCTTTGATCG ATTGTTTCAGGCTATGCATATTGATGGTGAGTTCTGGGAAGGTGAAGACGAAGACTAG
- the NDFIP1 gene encoding NEDD4 family-interacting protein 1 yields MAAAEPSSGRYQQLQNEEEPGEAAPVVSDAPPPYSSISAENTAYFDYKDESGFPKPPSYNVATTLPSYDEAERTKAEATIPLVPGREEDFVTRDDFDDSDQLRIGNDGIFMLTFFMAFLFNWIGFFLSFCLTTSAAGRYGAISGFGLSLIKWILIVRFSTYFPGYFDGQYWLWWVFLVLGFLLFLRGFINYAKVRKMPDTFSTLPRTRVLFIY; encoded by the exons ATGGCGGCCGCCGAGCCCAGCAGTGGCCGCTACCAGCAG CTGCAGAATGAAGAGGAGCCAGGTGAGGCTGCGCCAGTGGTCAGTGATGCCCCTCCACCctacagcagcatttctgcgGAGAATACAG CTTATTTTGACTACAAGGATGAGTCAGGATTTCCGAAGCCTCCATCTTACAACGTGGCCACAACACTGCCTAGTTACGATGAGGCAGAGAGAACCAAGGCTGAAGCCACAATTCCCTTGGTTCCTGGAAGA GAGGAGGACTTTGTGACACGGGATGACTTTGATGACAGCGACCAGCTGAGGATAGGAAATGATGGCATTTTCATGCTAACTTTCTTCA TGGCATTCCTCTTCAACTGGATTGgatttttcctgtctttctgtctgACTACTTCAGCTGCAGGACGGTATGGGGCCATTTCTGGATTTGGTCTGTCTCTTATCAAGTGGATCCTTATTGTCAGG ttctccaCCTATTTTCCTGGTTACTTTGATGGTCAGTATTGGCTTTGGTGGGTGTTCCTTGTACTAG gttttctgctgtttctcagaggatTTATTAATTATGCAAAGGTTAGGAAGATGCCTGATACTTTTTCCACTCTCCCCAGAACCAGAGTTCTCTTTATTTACTAA